The sequence TCCTTATAAAAAGCTGCCTGGTATAATTAATGCAACACTAAGAATGAATACAATGAAGTActtaagattttccttttttttgaaaataagccTTATTGAAACAACTGTAGACAACAGGTTGCTTAGCTGTCTTCTTTTGAAAAGTTCAGCtaacttaaattttatataaagatgTCTAAATTTAACATAAACTTTCACTTATTTGGTCTACTTATATAGTATGTAAAAATGCAAGTTTATGAATACATAACCAGAGAAATCAGAGACTTAAGCTTTAGTGGAACTTACACATGGTTTGATTATCTGAAGCCATTCATTAAGATATTCAACAAGACCTAACGCATCTGGGATATTGTCTCCTTCCGAAACGAATTTCAGCAGAATCACCATTGGGATTTCTTTAGAACAGCtacaacaattaaaaagaataattaggTATTCTTCTACTGATACAAGATGATGGTTCCAGTGTGCCTGTTTTTATAGCTGAGATAATCTGCCAGGTTTTAGGCAAGGAGATGCCACATCACAAGATCACTTATTTATCTTCTATTTGTAGGGACAAAACTAGGAACCATGTAACACCCACCCTGGGCACATGAATGTTCCTGCCCCACACCAAGATCCGTGCtggaaaattaaaagaacatCAATTTTGTGAGAAATATCTGTAAATAGCATGAATTTTAAAGCTACCGATGGTAGAGTTGCAGTATCTTGCAGATACAAACATTTAGTTCAAAATGTTTAATTCAAAACAGAATTTaattcaaaacagaaaacagaccaATAAATTAGTAGTGGTAGTTTCTTCTGGGTGACAGAActgagtatttaaaatattgtttcttttgactattctacattttccaaatgttctaTGAGGGACGTGTCTTTCACAGTATTTTGTCTACTGTTGCTAACTCTGTCGGCAAAGTTAACAGCTGCCCAGAGGTTGTTCTCTGCCCTCACGATTTCACCCTATACTTGTGAGCTCATGGTTGAGAAGGGCTCAGGCAGGCCCCAGAGCTCTTCCCCCAGCAGTTGTCCCCCTCTGGTTCTCTGCCTCATACTCTCCAGCTATGTCAGCCACCCCAACTCTGGTCTCCAGTCCCCTCGACTCAGCAAGATGGTTGCGCTCTGCTTgggtccccccaccccatgctgcAGTCCAGCAGGAAGCTGGGGCAATAGCAGGACTCTACTGCTTTCTCCCAGGCTTCACAGCTGTGTGCTGCATGGTGTCCAATGTCTGATGAACAGTTGTTTCATTAATGTTGTCCAGTTTCTAACTGTTTATGGCAGGAGGGCAAGTCTGCTATCAGCTACTCTGACACGGTCAGAAGCAAAGATAGGAGACTGACTTGCAAAGAAGCAAGAAGTCAGTTTGAAGGGGCAGAGTGCGGGGGGAGCGCGGAGAGAGCAGaatccccctccccccgcagagAAGGGCGAGACCAGCAAGGACATACAGGAAGTGACGTGGGGCCGACTCGGGCAAACCGGGCAGGTTGTTGCAAAGgagacaagaggagaaaaggagacgGAACAAAAGCAAGGAAGAATGAGACAGCTCTGGAGACACCATGAGGGCCAGGAGGCATCTGTGCAGAGCGCACCCGGGGGGCCAGGCCAGAGGGGCCAGGAGGGCCCTGGATGGCACATTGCGGAGGATGAACCAGATTCCGCAAAAGGCAAGTAAAACTGCTGATGGATTTTTACTCAGGGAGTCTTGTGATcagttttgcattttagaaagttaATTCCAGCATTGCTGCTGAGGTGGTCAGGGCAGGTCAGAATGAGGCAGTAGGGGATCGATCAAGAGACCCTGACAGCAGCTGCTGTGTCCTGGACTGTGTCCCTCCAGAACCTACAAGTGGAAGCCTCACCCACAGGTGACTGTATCTGGAAGCAGGAGGTTTAGGAGGTAATTCAGTGAAAGGTCACAGGAGGGGGCCCTAATCCGATGGGACCATGGCCTTACAAGGAGAGAAGGAGCTCTCTCTCTGCTGCGTGATGACACAGccagaaggtggccgtctgcaggccaggaagagggccctccccAGAACCCGACCAGGCCGGCACcctgacctccagcctccagagctgtgagcaaatacatttctgttgtttaagccccgcAGTCTATGGTCTGACAAAAGTGCAGGCCACAGGTGATGTGGCCTGAATGGAGCGAGAGAATGATTCAAAGCTggtggtttgcagggcagatgtGGAGAATAACCAGGTGGCCAGGGCTTCTAGGCTATGGTAAGAGAAGAGGTGAAATAATATATTATACTAAAGGGCATAAGCTAGACAGGGAAAGAAGTGAAAACACGAATGGAAGACAggctaggaaaaaaagaaaagttgaggGAAATGATGGTTTTAATAAGAGCATAGATTTTCAGGTATAAAACAGGAGTTATTTAATGAGTACAGACCTTCTATTTAGAATGATGACAAAGTTCTGAaagtggatggtggtgatgggtaCATAACAATGAATGTACTGAATGTCActtaattgtatacttaaaaatggttagttTAATGTTATGtacatctcaccaccaccaccactgcaaAGAGGACTGACTGCAGAGGTTGCACAGAATATGTATTAGGACCCCTAACATGACACACATAATAAGGCATTAAATACAGCTTTTCAGGAACCAATTCTATAACCACATTTCAATCTTTCCCCTGAATGTAACACGGTACCTATTTAAGGAAGACATTTTCAGAGTTCCAGTAAGTACTCCAAACACTATCCCAGTTATCTTACTTTCATTTTCAGATAAGATGGGCAGCAAATATATAGGTAAGCTCACCCTTCGTCATAGAGCGTTTTTGTGATACCTCCTCCAGGAATACGGACACAAAACTCAGAATCGTCTATTTCAGGAATGCATGggcttttttccatttcttcccagtTAAGGCTCTGTATTTTATTCTGAACACTTTTTTGCATGGAAGGTGTAAGTAGGTACCTGAAGGGAGTACTGGAAACAATCATATAATTAACTAAAAACTCACAAATACGTACATTAAGACAATTAACAGTTCTTTTAGCAAAAATTATCTTGTTCTCCATATATTCTGCACAAAGCAAAACACGCGTTTCAGCAGTCTATGGAAGAGCAACATGTAAAAATATTGCGCTGACTTGCTATTTACAAATTTAGGGGAGAGCATAGAGACAGGAAAACTTAACCCAAGGCCAGGCCAGCGTGAGGATGTCCACAGCCACGCTCCCACCAGGCCCACTGTGAGAGTCCCAGAAACTAAGTCTAGTCTTGAAAGGTTACTCTTGGCTAATAATTTCTTCATCAgaattttacaggtgaagaaatgaTAATGCAATAAACTAGTTTAGATTTCTAAGTCTTGTATACTTTGTCTTCTATTTAAGAATTCAATCTGACATGCCTGGGAGCTATACTTAAAGACAACTGGAGTTCTGCAAATACAAATGGttgaatatacagaaataaacagaaacatcAATCCAGTCTTTGAAAAACGATCAACCAATAAACATCAGGTACCCTTTCTCCTTGCTCTTCATCAGCTGAGGTTTGCAGCGCTGCCAGGCACGTGATACCACAGAGCAGAGCACAGCTCCAGAACCATTCCCGCCTTTACCCTAGGATCCCAGTGCCACAGCCCTGGGAATGTCAAGGGCCCCCCACCTCTAATCCTCCTAGCTCATGTTCTTTACCTCCTTCTTTCTAAATTCCAGGGAGGACAGGAAAGGATATACAtggctttaaaattatattttaacctTTTAATAGAGAAATCATCCTAATAACTGTATAAATCATAGCAAAATACTTTTCCAAAGACACAGACATACCTGCGGAGCTGGAGGTCATTACGGTGATACGAGTGGCTGCTTGAAAGAACAACAACTTTGGCACAGTTGCTGCTTTTCACCCAGGAAAGCAGTTTCTCACAGAATGACTTTGATTTATACTTTGTATACCattgaaagaataaaacaaaaatagaaaagttaGATCCTAGAGTTATAGTAAGAGTAGTCTATATAGTATTTCACCCACGTTATGTGAtgatatatagtttatatatactaaaattagaattatttttagaTCCACTTACTGTCCTTAGACTGAAGGTGAAAAATGAGGAGCAatgactatttttttatttttattttttaacatctttattggagtagaattgctttacaatggtgtgttagtttctgctgtataaca is a genomic window of Balaenoptera ricei isolate mBalRic1 chromosome 14, mBalRic1.hap2, whole genome shotgun sequence containing:
- the PSMG2 gene encoding proteasome assembly chaperone 2 → MFVPCGDSVPDLSGCTLLMPAVSVGNVGQLAIDLIISTLNMCKIGYFYTDCLVPMVGNNPYATAEENSTELSINAEVYASPSKKLVALQLRSIFIKYKSKSFCEKLLSWVKSSNCAKVVVLSSSHSYHRNDLQLRSTPFRYLLTPSMQKSVQNKIQSLNWEEMEKSPCIPEIDDSEFCVRIPGGGITKTLYDEGCSKEIPMVILLKFVSEGDNIPDALGLVEYLNEWLQIIKPCCDDPSASALPWKMPSSWRLLFGSGLPPALF